The genomic segment AGTAATAGAGAAACACGACaatgaaaagaaattattagataaacattttacaaaaaatataactgaAAAAGAAATTGAAGAAGCTCATATAGAATCatttattaaagaaaatatgaaagaaTTTTATGACGAATTAAATAACaagaaaaaacaacaaaTAGAGCAAGAACATGAGCATGAGCAAGAtcaagaaataaataaaaaacaagaaaacAATGATAATGATCTTATTAATaacttatataaattatctgatcatttaaaaattaaaactaCGCATGAAGATACGTCGGAAAAATTAAACTGTATCACTGGAATTACTGAGGTACCTATACCTCTAgaaattaaaatgaaaaatattgaagaaacggaaaaatttaaaagacaaattttgaaaaatttacataatatgaataaaaataaaaaaggaacatAATTctacttttatttatttatttgtttatatatatatatatatattttttttttttttttttaaaatacaaaaatgaGGATAACTATATGTTCTTATTTAATTGTTTATgtctaaaaataattttatattatttttcatatgtttttacatttttttttcatatttttttatttatatttttgaaaaatatatatatatatatatatatatatatatatatatgtatttattagtttttctttatatgtaaacttttttttttttgtgtaaaaaaatttttttttttttttttgtataaattttttttcttaaatattataatttgaaaaatataacgtCTTTCTTTTTcccattttttaaaattttaatatatatatatatattttattttttatgaataaaaaatgtgTGATTTTAACTCTTTAGAATTAAGTTACAAAGAATATGATGGTTCGCACACATTTTACGAAACGAACGGTTCACTGGTAAATTAAAAagacaaaaaataaaagacttaaataaaaagtttaaaacatgtttcattattttattttatttaatttttttttaatatacatgtatatttattttttatttatgtctattttataaatttgttaAGAGTTATGAAAGTAATGAGGAATCCGAAAATTCTGATAATAGGAGAAATGTAAGCGATACATTAAATAAAGATAGAAATAACAAagtagaaaaatatataaagttaGAAAATACATTAAAAATTTGGGGAGGTACAAACAAAGCTATTACCTTTAAAAGGAAAGATGATAATGAATTAACTAAgacaatatataattataataataaagaaattcatgtttcaaataatataagtgttttaaatttaaataataacaatctagaacatataaattttttggatgacatattaatacatatatataagcaTAAAAATTTggaaatacatattttatatttaaatattataacctTAGAcatatcttttaataatttagaaGACATAAATGATAGTATATTAAATTTGCACAACTTAAAAGTGTTATATCTTCATTCTAATAAAATACAGAATATTGTTCAGGTTAAAAAATTACAagcattattaaaattaaaaaaatttacaataGAAAATAATCCAATTATGGATATATACAACAAGTTTTATAGGTAACAAAAGGATTAtctgaatatttttatatgcttatatgtatatttattttgttattatattgtatatatatatatatatatatatatatatatatatgtatttttttcctttttaaaatatttcccTAAAGACATTTTATAATTCATTATCTTCCTCAAATAAGATCTCTGGATTTCCATGATATTTCAAAAATTGAAAAGAACAAATCTGATATTACTTTTAACACACATAAGTATAAATTCAATTTGGAATGATTTAATAtcacaatatattttttacccTTATCAGCACAATCggtaatacatacatatatatatatatattcatttatatgtttgcataatttatattatttattcattagtatatataaattacgttataatattttttaattatattttattaacacAATAAatggataaaatatatatgaaccaCTAAAATGAGCATGCtcatatttacatatattaaataaataaccattcctatataaattttaatatgttcTTAAGAAACTTGAGATGTTTTTAAGtttaatataatcataaaaatatgaataataaactgaaattttttttttatatatatctgtgtttatataaaaacatgaaGATAATTTTGTCCAtgtaatttaatttatgaattaaaaaaaaaaaaaaaaaattaaggaaaatttatttatattattattactttggTAATAAAGCATTATACGTAATTAtgacacatatatatatatatatatatatatataacattttctatatctttttacaataatttttaaaggtgatatatatatattttttttaatggcctcaaaaaaattaaaccaTAGAAAAAAGGATTTAAAgtatagaaaaatattaaccaTGGAacaatgtaaatatatttttcattttatatatttcaaataaattttattatgaaaaggaaaatatatatatatatatatttatacagaAACATATTATGTGTAAAAGCaattattcttttaattatatatttatagatatatataatatatatatacattatatgtatatttaaaaaaaaaaaaaaaaattaatatatatatatatatatatatatatatgtgtgtaatatttgtcaatatatatttatgtgttttCACAAAAtggtacataaaaaaaagaacaatttTACCTTATTTATgatgatttatttattataatatttgccTTGATtgcatttttttaaatttcatatttaacagtatatttgttaaaaaaaaaaaaaaaataaatta from the Plasmodium falciparum 3D7 genome assembly, chromosome: 14 genome contains:
- a CDS encoding telomere length and silencing protein 1, putative, coding for MIKKRKIKIDVKCKRIPTEKDDELKTEEDNRKNSKEGKIEERHHSDENNFINLETSKKLKVLQHMRMKKKGISTANLNYETKVIEKHDNEKKLLDKHFTKNITEKEIEEAHIESFIKENMKEFYDELNNKKKQQIEQEHEHEQDQEINKKQENNDNDLINNLYKLSDHLKIKTTHEDTSEKLNCITGITEVPIPLEIKMKNIEETEKFKRQILKNLHNMNKNKKGT
- a CDS encoding leucine-rich repeat protein, giving the protein MCDFNSLELSYKEYDGSHTFYETNGSLSYESNEESENSDNRRNVSDTLNKDRNNKVEKYIKLENTLKIWGGTNKAITFKRKDDNELTKTIYNYNNKEIHVSNNISVLNLNNNNLEHINFLDDILIHIYKHKNLEIHILYLNIITLDISFNNLEDINDSILNLHNLKVLYLHSNKIQNIVQVKKLQALLKLKKFTIENNPIMDIYNKFYRHFIIHYLPQIRSLDFHDISKIEKNKSDITFNTHKYKFNLE